From a single Methylacidiphilum kamchatkense Kam1 genomic region:
- a CDS encoding 3-deoxy-7-phosphoheptulonate synthase, translated as MIPIINVHVKQVERLISPAELQRLLPITDKTYQTVIEAREIIQAILAGEDNRFLVVVGPCSIHDPKGAIEYAKKLKEIRKEVEKELFIVMRTYFEKPRTTVGWKGLINDPELDGSCDIEKGLKIARTILLEIVGMGIPTATEFLDSTTPQYISDLVCWAAIGARTIESQYHREMASGLSMPVGFKNGTDGSLQIALDALGAAMYPHSFLGIDEQGMTSIIRTTGNRWGHVILRGGRTRTNYDPESIEDAVRRLKEAGLPPRLMIDCSHANCGKQHNIQKTVWYSILEQRIKGNLNIIGAMLESYLYEGNQKIPADLSQLKYGVSITDPCIGWEMTEALLLEGSRMLEENKLALP; from the coding sequence ATGATTCCGATTATTAATGTTCATGTCAAACAGGTAGAAAGACTGATTTCACCTGCTGAACTGCAAAGACTCCTACCGATCACGGATAAAACTTATCAAACGGTGATCGAAGCCCGAGAAATTATACAAGCTATTTTAGCTGGTGAAGATAACCGTTTTTTAGTTGTCGTTGGACCTTGTTCCATTCATGATCCTAAGGGAGCAATCGAATATGCAAAAAAGTTAAAAGAAATAAGAAAAGAAGTAGAAAAAGAACTCTTTATTGTCATGCGGACTTATTTTGAAAAACCTCGGACCACAGTAGGATGGAAGGGATTAATAAATGATCCTGAATTGGATGGGTCCTGTGATATCGAAAAAGGCTTGAAAATTGCGCGTACTATATTGCTAGAAATTGTTGGGATGGGTATTCCCACGGCAACTGAATTTTTAGATTCCACCACACCCCAATATATTTCTGATTTGGTCTGTTGGGCAGCTATTGGAGCTAGAACCATTGAATCGCAATATCATAGAGAAATGGCTAGCGGCCTTTCGATGCCGGTGGGTTTTAAGAACGGGACGGATGGTTCTTTGCAGATTGCATTGGATGCTCTAGGTGCTGCCATGTATCCACATAGTTTTCTTGGAATTGATGAACAAGGAATGACCAGTATCATCCGGACAACTGGGAATAGATGGGGGCATGTCATTCTTCGGGGAGGGAGGACACGGACGAATTATGATCCTGAGAGTATCGAAGATGCGGTTCGTCGGCTAAAAGAAGCTGGTCTTCCTCCTAGGCTTATGATTGATTGCAGTCATGCCAACTGCGGAAAACAACACAATATACAAAAGACAGTGTGGTATAGCATACTGGAACAGAGGATTAAAGGAAACCTGAACATTATTGGTGCGATGCTCGAGAGTTATCTTTATGAGGGGAATCAAAAGATTCCAGCCGATCTATCCCAGTTAAAATATGGAGTTTCCATTACAGATCCCTGTATTGGATGGGAAATGACCGAAGCCCTTCTTTTAGAAGGCAGTAGAATGCTCGAAGAAAATAAATTGGCGCTCCCATAA
- a CDS encoding A/G-specific adenine glycosylase codes for MENGNNIAFCLERIDAKFRETFPRRLFEWHGENAYSYPWRQTQEPYAIVVSEFMLQQTQVKTVIPYYLKWMERFENWERLANASEGEVLKAWEGLGYYARARNLHKIAKIVFYEKQGILPSEPTELLKLPGIGLYTANAIASLAFGKKTVALDANGIRVLVRLLSIHQPVNKVRALKELSRMAMNLLSEDSDFSLFNSALMDFGRAVCKALAPKCMICPLKEICQAEQPEQLPFKPKKRIEVRKEKIAILRKEDSIWLHQADSKTGRYRGMWVFPNFDPFAMEQKTILFSLPAFLSRYKIFLEVCEAAWKQEQLFQPNLWQGEWIKKEKISFLPLPAPHRRIWMKLMTERAFSPHPG; via the coding sequence ATGGAAAATGGTAATAATATAGCTTTTTGTCTAGAAAGAATCGACGCAAAATTCAGAGAAACTTTTCCCAGAAGACTTTTTGAATGGCATGGAGAGAATGCTTATTCCTATCCATGGCGGCAAACCCAAGAGCCTTATGCGATCGTCGTTTCTGAATTTATGTTACAACAAACTCAAGTAAAGACTGTTATTCCTTACTATTTAAAATGGATGGAAAGATTTGAAAATTGGGAAAGGCTTGCCAATGCTTCTGAAGGAGAGGTTCTAAAGGCATGGGAAGGGTTGGGGTATTATGCAAGGGCAAGAAATCTCCATAAGATAGCCAAAATTGTTTTCTATGAAAAGCAAGGAATATTGCCCTCGGAACCTACAGAACTTTTAAAATTACCCGGTATAGGGCTCTATACGGCCAATGCGATTGCCAGCCTTGCCTTCGGAAAAAAAACGGTAGCCCTTGATGCTAACGGCATCCGTGTTTTGGTTAGACTTCTATCGATTCATCAGCCAGTTAACAAAGTAAGGGCGTTAAAGGAGCTTTCTAGAATGGCTATGAATCTCCTTTCAGAAGATAGTGATTTTTCTCTTTTCAATTCGGCACTAATGGATTTTGGTCGGGCAGTATGCAAAGCTCTTGCTCCAAAATGTATGATTTGTCCTTTGAAAGAAATCTGTCAAGCGGAGCAGCCCGAGCAGCTGCCTTTTAAGCCAAAAAAAAGAATCGAAGTAAGAAAAGAAAAGATAGCGATTCTTAGAAAAGAAGATTCTATCTGGTTACATCAAGCAGACTCCAAGACAGGGAGGTACCGAGGCATGTGGGTATTTCCAAATTTCGATCCTTTTGCTATGGAACAAAAAACCATTCTTTTTTCTTTGCCTGCCTTCCTCTCTAGATATAAGATTTTCCTTGAGGTGTGCGAAGCAGCCTGGAAGCAAGAACAGCTCTTCCAACCTAATCTTTGGCAGGGAGAGTGGATTAAAAAAGAGAAAATCTCCTTTTTACCTCTCCCAGCTCCCCATCGGAGAATCTGGATGAAATTGATGACAGAACGAGCATTTTCTCCGCATCCTGGCTAG